GCTCATCTACTTTCAGTTTGTCTGCACTCATGTTGTACTTGAGGTTCCACATCTGCTGCAAATTGGTGTCTTCCCTGAAGAAAGCAGGTGGCTTGGTAGACGCCTGAATTCGAGTATCCAGAAATATGGATACTCCAAGCACAATAGAAAACGCCACAAGGACAACGAAAGGGTATTTCTTTATTGGAAGAGCCAGATAGTGATAGAGAAGACTTTGAAAGCTAACTCCACAAGTATGAGGCAGGATGCACGGTCTTTGCTCTAAGGATAAGTGACCAGGCATGAGTGGCACTGTTTGCTGATCAAATGTCCCATTAGGGTCATCAAACATAGCAAGATCAGAGTCACTTAAACTTGGAGAGCTGTTGTCAAGTGTAAGTAATggctcatcatcatcattatcatccaTATACAGAGGTGTTCTTTGGGTTCTTGACGAAAGTTCAAACTCTTCCAATGGTGCGGCTGGCTGATTTTGGCTAGAGTTTTTGTATGTACCTGATAAAAACTGGACAATATCATCTGCAAGAACATTCAAAGTAGAAACATTATTTAGACCATTATCTTGGAACTGATCTGTATCATGGTTAGTGCTTTCCAACTTTGAGTGGCTCTGTCATTCTGGCCTCTCAGTAGGGGGACTGTAGGGGGGAGAAGTGCATCAGAACATCCTACACCATACCAACTCCCACCCTGTTGAAAACTTGATACCTCTGGATCTATGGTGCAACCTGCCTACAATCTTGGACAAAATTGTTGAGAAAATTCTGGGTTTGGACTTACTGCAATCACAACTATGACAAACTAGCTCTTGTTTTTGTGCAGAAATGCCCGTCACCCCCCCGGATCAATGTTGctagacaaaacaaagcttgtGAAACCTGGCCTTATCAACATTGGTTGTGGGGGGAAGGGGTGGCTGCTAGAGTGCAATGTTGAGGGAGTAGTGGGTAAGGTAACCCCTGTTTTCAAATATCCTCAACCCTTTTTGTCCAAAATTGTAGACTGCCAGTAGTCTAGCAGGCAAAATTCATGTACATGTGTAGGATTAAGAACTCACGAAGCTATCACTTTGTGCAACTCTGGCTATCACTTCATGTGAATCTGAGTGTCTCTTGTGCTGAGCAACATCCCGTGCATATCGATAATTTGATGAGTTCAGATTACCGTAAAAActtgtgtataagccgcacttttttgctaaaatattgGGCTCAAAGGCGTGGGTGTGGCTCATATACAAGAGCATTTGTCCATGGGGTTGTTAAACTCTGGAttagagacaattttttgtCCAAGTAATACAGTTCTGGTATCCAGACTTCCCTTTGAAAACTACTGCACAGTTACTATATAAGTAAGTGTTTTCTTGCAATTAAGCTGTGCGCAATTTTCCTTCAACTtcaacttttttatttcaactgTGGGCTTCAACAATGAAGACATATCCACCATTGTCAGTCACAAGAATTTGAGAAATTGATAAAGACATGCTTTTAAAAGGTGTTTTAAGCATCAGATTTCAGCAAGTTAATCACGAATAACTGCAAACAAACAACTTTTATGCCAGAGTGATTATTCctactttttatttttctcttaaaatcATGCTAGAAATTTGGGGGTGCAGCTTAACTTCAAGAGCAACTTGAACACGAACCGGGGAGCAGggctggcgcagtggtgagagcactgaTGTGCCCCTGGTTCGATTCTGAGCACGGACAATATGTGGgctaagtttgttgttggttctttctctgctccgagaggttttcccccaggtactccggttttcccctttCCTCGAAAACCAGCacttccaaattccaattcgaccCGGAATGCTTGAACGGTTAATACATGAGCCTTTGGCTCGGGAGATTGGGCAACCACTCCCCGCGTTATCGAGCTTAAACAACTTGAACTTGAGCTTAaacaacttgaacttgaaccaTGTCAAACGAGTTTGATTCAGaatcaaaaaaatatattattgtaatcatTTCAACctgcaaatcattttgacctacAACATCTACACTCCAACTGATCAGCACTTTTGCACTGGAGCAGAAAACCAGTAGCCTTCAAAGATAACCAGTTGTGACGTCACCTATACACTTACCAGGTAAAGAATTGCTACCTCGACAGCTGCAATTCATCCATCcaaacaagaaatgaaaagctATGTCTTCCAACTTGGAAATATACCGGTGCCATATATTAAGAGCAGGCGGCATAATGCTGAACACTGTCACCCAACAGCTGCCCACAATCAATGCCATAAACAAACCAAAGTAACGAATCGCAGGCATCTGGAATAGAAAAAGAATACACTGTGAGTTTAGTTCATTACAGATTTACCGTGCAAGTGGTCCTTGCAGTTATGAGCACCACTACAGCAGTAGCAAGAGAAAGGGCATGAAGGGGACTTGAACTCTGACCTCAGTGATGCCAGTGCAGCGCTCTACCAGTGGAGCTATTTGACCAAATGGGAGATGGCCCTTATATGGGTTCATGATAAGCCCACAGATAGTGGATATATAtgcaggggtacctggagaaaagcctcaagtgacttctgataaattaccagattctccttccaaatttccttgtattcaattgtgaatgactaggagaatttgacattgcatcaaaagtcacttaggGCCTTagtccacacaccccttcataTATGATGGAATCAATGCATGAAgatcatgtatttgaactgtaagttCCATTTTTATTATACTTCAATATAGTTGAAATAGGTAAGCACCCTCCAAATATGAAGGTTTATAATATAGATATGACCTGGTCTACTCCGATTGCTCAAAAACCCATGTTCTATCAGAGTAGAtaacatagaaaaagcgtgttttattgtttttcccCACATAAACTCTATATtgtaaagcaaatgaagaagcctaaaccatgtattacactgtgataaaacactccggacATTTCAGAACACTTGAGAATTGTAGAAACCACAAGCCACAGGCGAATGAGTTTATTGGTTTCCtttgtgttctcaaatgcccttCAAGTTTTACCACAGTGTAATaaacggcttaggcttctttatttgttaaacaaaattttaatagGCTAGACAAATAAAGATGATGTCTTGGTGTTACCTCAGAAAAGTAGTTGGCAAGAAATGCTACACATGTAGTAAACGATGTAAAGAAGGTTGATTTCCCAGCTGTTACCAAAGTGTGTGACAGACGGGATTCAAGGCTTATTGAGCTGTGAGCTTGGCGGAAGgtattgacaaaaacaaacacatcaTCAACCCCAATACCGATAATTATGAACACTGATATGCCACTCAGGATTCCCACACTTCTCACACCTGAAATCACTCGGAACAAATAGTACGCCATAGCAATTGGAGTTACAATGCTTATGAATCCAACCACTGTGAGATATGGAGAGAAACGAGTGAAGACAAAGAGAAATACTACTACAAACAGAATGGTGTAAAAAGCCAGATACATGTCTTCCCAGAGAGTTTTGTTCACTTCATAGTCAAAGACCTGCTGGCCTCCATACAGCACTCTAACGTTCCTGGTAAAacggaaacaaaaacaaacaaaatagtttTCCCAAGGTTGCCAGCAACATGATGAAAGCATAAACTCTCCCAAGTAACCACTGATACCATCAAATGCTTGCATTTAAAATGCCAATAATCAAATTAAAAACGTTCAGGAAGCCTCAGGAATGTTCTTCACACGTTCTTAAAATTTTAGTTCATCTGAACCTCAAAGTTGATATGAAAAAGGCTCTCACGAAAAAAGgggtatttttttattttttgagacaaaaagtgattatttttaaatgcTATGAACACATGTGATCAATATCCTATATGACCAACAAATATCCATCAAAATTATTCCTCACTTGTTGCTGTCTTAAATTATTTGCCCACTCATGACAAAGCATTTCTGTCTTTCCCTCTTCCCATTTTAAGATCTTGTGATTTGGtagtggaaaaaatatttcgcATGAATAAGATTATATAACATCAAGCTCTCTTACAAAACCGCATCACTCAACCAGCACACGGAAAGACAAATATTTCCTCGCTCAAAATCGTCCACCATTTCCCAGAAACACACCAAAAAATTGAATGCCTTTCGCCTTGCAATTACGGACTTTCTCAAACATATAAACAATACACTTTTCAAGAACACAACAAATACGAATATGAACAAAAGTACTTACTCGACTGACATTTTCGACACTGCTTCAGCATACTTGACAATAAAAGAGTTGAAAGCTTTGTCTTGGTCGTGTATTTTGGGATGTTTCCACTCTTTCAATGGATAACCAAACTTGATCTGAGCTCGTAAAAACTTGCTTTTAGGGTTACTGGACGAAAACGAACCATCGACAAACCAGTAAGTGAAAGGTTTGGAGAGAAGCAGTTTCAAGGTATCTTTAATACTTTCAGCTGTTAGATTTACCTTCCCTTGACCATCGTTTATGACATGTTTGAAATAAACAGAAGGATAAAAGAAGTCTATCAGCGAAATAGGAGGTACGCAGCCATCGCGTAGAAAAATGTCTCTCTCAGCGCTTGCCATTTTCCAACAAAAATCAGAAAAACCGTCTACCTGCATTAAACGCTGCTCAATGCGATGAATAGCTTCTAAGCGCTCCTTCGTGAAGATGTTGCGATCAGAATCGTTTTCCCCTTCGGCAAGATAAACAAGTTCTAGCGTCCACTTTGGAGACCTCTGATACTTTCGATCTGGTTGCTCCGTCTCTAAACCGGCCGACCGTTTACGCCTTGAATTCTTCCACAGGTGCTCGGAGAAAGCTTTCGATTGCTTCTGTGCAACAGATAGCATGTCCTGGTGTTGGGAGCTGATGTGCCCCGGTATTTGAAAAGACTCCAAAGATTTGTCGATTATCAACCAATTTCCAGTCGCGTTGTGGTCACGGTGAAGGATAATCCAGCCTAGTAAAACAGGGAAAAGGGTTGCGAttgtctgaaaaagaaatgctcCGACAGGGTGAGCATAACCTTTAAAGCACACTCGGAGGATATATAGacccaaagaaaaaagagaattacAACGAAGACTCGACTTCGGTTGGCTGAAAGACAGCGAAGGTTCCAAACTAAGATCCAGCATTGAATCTTCGCCACCAACTTCAAGCTCCTGGTTATCTGACAAAAGCTTGGAGAAATCATCGCTCTCCTTTCGTGAGTGGCCTCGAGAAGCCTCCATGTTTGCCGATCCAAGATGGTTGTTCCTTATCACGGAAAAGCTAGAACTATCAGCCGTTCAAGGAGAAACTAGAATTGCGCTCAAACCCAACAACATGGTGAAACTTCCCAGAACCAAAGTTCGACAGTGCGCCTTTCTATTGCCTCAGAAAAGAACcttatctttgaaaaacagTAATCACGTGACttaattatttacattttctttgtcGACCCCGTCTGACATACAAGTTCCTACTTAGAGACCCATATTGTCATACGATTATCTTGTTTGCTGTACTCTCTATGCAATATTTGTGACCATGCCGAAATATTAGTCTTCCCAGAGTACAAAACAAAGGATGATGCAAAAAAgtctttgttttgtaataTTTCTATCGACGTCACATAGGAGGTCATAGAAAGGCTTTTCTTACAATTTCCGCTGTTTCCGATAGAGCACAATTTCTTGACTCGGGAGGGTCATTTCATGCTGGTATTGAGATTCAATGaccctttatttttttaacataattatattaaCATAAGAATCACTTTTACCTAACAGATCCAAAGTACAAAGTCTTgtctcaaaaattattttccgtCGTCATGTAAACAAGAACTAAGTGTCGGTCATGAAGTACACGGGGGTGGGGAGGGTTATGAAAAACTAAGGGTGGGCCAATATTTTTCGAACTATCAAAAAGGGCGGGTCAGGAAAAATTAGCGGGTGGGTCTTGgctaaattattcacattttatAATTGCACGCAACGTCAGCAAACGACGGTGAAATCTCTCTCATGTATCTCTTTTTACCTATAAACACAATATATGACAACAGGAATTCACATATTGCATATTTTGTTCCCAATTATGTACAATGTATAAACCTGAGGAGGAGTCAAAGAGAGGTATTTGAAGTACAAAATCTAGAGCAAAGCTTTACTTCGTGGTTCCAGAGTTTCTAATGTTCATCAACCTACACTTTATTAACATATTTATCTTTCGTCGTCCTCTataaattaatatttgtcACTATGATGACAATCATCTTCACAACTTCACAACTACCATCAAAATTAGAAGCATTTCCATCACCTTCAtgattttcatatttgtgatataaaataaaacaataaaacaacagAGTTAATGATCGCGGGCAAAATATGTTTTGCGCCCggctcagactcattttagcccgagacGTTAAGCGTCGGTTAAACT
This sequence is a window from Acropora palmata chromosome 6, jaAcrPala1.3, whole genome shotgun sequence. Protein-coding genes within it:
- the LOC141885200 gene encoding protein dispatched homolog 3-like; the encoded protein is MEASRGHSRKESDDFSKLLSDNQELEVGGEDSMLDLSLEPSLSFSQPKSSLRCNSLFSLGLYILRVCFKGYAHPVGAFLFQTIATLFPVLLGWIILHRDHNATGNWLIIDKSLESFQIPGHISSQHQDMLSVAQKQSKAFSEHLWKNSRRKRSAGLETEQPDRKYQRSPKWTLELVYLAEGENDSDRNIFTKERLEAIHRIEQRLMQVDGFSDFCWKMASAERDIFLRDGCVPPISLIDFFYPSVYFKHVINDGQGKVNLTAESIKDTLKLLLSKPFTYWFVDGSFSSSNPKSKFLRAQIKFGYPLKEWKHPKIHDQDKAFNSFIVKYAEAVSKMSVENVRVLYGGQQVFDYEVNKTLWEDMYLAFYTILFVVVFLFVFTRFSPYLTVVGFISIVTPIAMAYYLFRVISGVRSVGILSGISVFIIIGIGVDDVFVFVNTFRQAHSSISLESRLSHTLVTAGKSTFFTSFTTCVAFLANYFSEMPAIRYFGLFMALIVGSCWVTVFSIMPPALNIWHRYISKLEDIAFHFLFGWMNCSCRGSNSLPDDIVQFLSGTYKNSSQNQPAAPLEEFELSSRTQRTPLYMDDNDDDEPLLTLDNSSPSLSDSDLAMFDDPNGTFDQQTVPLMPGHLSLEQRPCILPHTCGVSFQSLLYHYLALPIKKYPFVVLVAFSIVLGVSIFLDTRIQASTKPPAFFREDTNLQQMWNLKYNMSADKLKVDELSLDFMGDMAGQSNNADTPTKKPTTKKGTETNVLKSTKRSTPTPVTAGHPGSGIKTNFQNKPADNRKSTASSSKPTPLPQATASLKPSHIMKKTSATGIPTQGTKHTIPATKRKTKAPPPSRATQSKQRKKGDSRKKATASPAETITVPRCREGCEPIAKPIVDSSATVYVILGLKAIDRSKIIRESVLTKKGDVIPDRAFTDLLKNEKYTFLKYACRLCKKLANNIELVQPGGADCFPGWMIDSFSADLHKDPWTKDCKDIKLPTFSTGQSRAKLMIMSTPSGDYKNGTYWMKMAFESTVFAGKSSGERVQDFDKWNKFLKDELQTYPKGFQSAFQTSEEWVNTFTEVIAINSAIYGVVFSIVLCLGSVAIFTANAVLTLIVMITIVGVLTSVVAIFYLASWQLGAVEAISLSILVGTSVDYCVHLVEGYILAGNAIPDLTTAKEIRGWRSLAAISHIGTAILSSAITTVVASIPLCLTTIQLFAKFGQILAINTVVSIFFTLTTCVALLRLIAPVRFRPSGLKTLKALFIVLTVYGVGAAILFLINWKGVIIPGPSGKPLFPRP